A window of Pseudomonas guangdongensis contains these coding sequences:
- a CDS encoding vWA domain-containing protein, producing the protein MFEFAWPWVFLLLPLPWLLRRLLPPAASGEAALKVSFLAELENLAGRRARPRLPDWRRQLPFVLLWLLLVLAAARPQWLGEPLPLPSSGRDLLLAVDVSGSMDYPDMRWQGQTVSRLSLVQTLLGDFIASRQGDRLGLILFGSRAYLQAPLTFDRQTVRTWLAQAQIGIAGKDTALGDAIGLALKRLRQRPADSRVLILVTDGANTAGEVPPLTAARLAAGEGVRIYTIGIGADAEQAGAIGLYGLNPGLDLDEPLLREIAELSGGSYFRARSADELAAISEVLDHLEPVSQAPTQAFQATALHPWLLAAALLLSVLLASRELWPHGLALRLRRQR; encoded by the coding sequence ATGTTTGAGTTCGCCTGGCCGTGGGTCTTCCTGCTCCTGCCGCTGCCCTGGCTGCTGCGCCGCCTGCTGCCGCCCGCCGCCAGCGGCGAGGCGGCGCTCAAGGTGAGCTTTCTCGCCGAACTGGAAAACCTCGCCGGGCGCCGCGCGCGGCCGCGCCTGCCGGACTGGCGCCGGCAGCTGCCGTTCGTCCTGCTCTGGCTGCTGCTGGTGCTCGCCGCGGCCCGCCCGCAGTGGCTCGGCGAGCCGCTGCCGCTGCCCTCCAGCGGCCGCGACCTGCTGCTGGCGGTGGATGTCTCCGGCTCCATGGACTACCCCGACATGCGCTGGCAGGGGCAGACCGTCAGCCGCCTGAGCCTGGTCCAGACGCTGCTCGGCGACTTCATCGCCAGCCGCCAGGGCGACCGCCTCGGGCTGATCCTGTTCGGCAGCCGCGCCTACCTGCAGGCCCCGCTGACCTTCGACCGGCAGACCGTGCGCACCTGGCTGGCGCAGGCACAGATCGGCATCGCCGGCAAGGACACCGCGCTGGGCGACGCCATCGGCCTGGCCCTCAAGCGCCTGCGCCAGCGCCCGGCCGACAGCCGGGTGCTGATCCTGGTCACCGACGGCGCCAACACCGCCGGCGAAGTGCCGCCGCTGACCGCCGCGCGGCTGGCCGCCGGCGAGGGCGTGCGCATCTACACCATCGGCATCGGCGCCGACGCCGAGCAGGCCGGCGCCATCGGCCTGTACGGCCTCAACCCCGGCCTCGACCTCGACGAACCGCTGCTGCGCGAGATCGCCGAACTCAGCGGCGGCAGCTACTTCCGCGCCCGCTCGGCGGACGAACTGGCCGCCATCTCCGAGGTCCTCGACCACCTGGAGCCGGTCAGCCAGGCGCCGACCCAGGCCTTCCAGGCCACCGCGCTGCACCCCTGGCTGCTGGCCGCCGCGCTGCTGCTCAGCGTGCTGCTGGCGAGCCGCGAGCTGTGGCCCCACGGGCTGGCGCTGCGCCTGCGGAGGCAGCGATGA
- a CDS encoding DUF4381 domain-containing protein, which produces MNGLDLAAPLLPAEPGWWPPAPGWWLLAALLLGLCAALWHWRAALLEHWRRLHAAPPAETGLEPQRQAALEELARLPRPYDGAPAGPWLQALNALLKRLCRARYPDSASHTLSGRAWLAFLDNRCPAAGLTRWMILVEGTYRADCRLDDKAIDGLQQAVETWVRKHV; this is translated from the coding sequence ATGAACGGCCTCGACCTCGCCGCGCCGCTGCTGCCGGCCGAACCCGGCTGGTGGCCGCCGGCGCCCGGCTGGTGGCTGCTCGCCGCCCTGCTGCTGGGTCTGTGCGCCGCGCTCTGGCACTGGCGCGCCGCGCTACTGGAGCACTGGCGCCGGCTGCACGCTGCGCCGCCGGCCGAAACCGGCCTGGAGCCGCAGCGCCAGGCCGCGCTGGAGGAGCTGGCGCGCCTGCCGCGACCCTACGACGGCGCTCCCGCCGGCCCCTGGCTGCAGGCCCTCAACGCCCTGCTCAAGCGCCTGTGCCGGGCGCGCTATCCGGACAGCGCCAGCCACACCCTGAGCGGTCGCGCCTGGCTGGCGTTTCTCGACAACCGCTGCCCGGCCGCCGGCCTGACCCGCTGGATGATCCTCGTCGAAGGCACCTACCGCGCCGACTGCCGGCTGGACGACAAGGCCATCGACGGCCTCCAGCAAGCGGTGGAAACCTGGGTACGCAAGCATGTTTGA
- a CDS encoding DUF58 domain-containing protein yields the protein MHAELLVPGVTVGLNALLEMRHRLAELQLFSAPGRRSPLVGLHHSKLRGRGVDFDQVRVYQAGDDVRNIDWRVTARTQEPHTKLFHEERERPVFLLVEQSPQLFFGSGLCFKSVLAAQVAALFGWAALAHNDRIGGLVFNAAQCSEVRPRRSKQSLLQLLGLLVRANQALAGTPASTESAGSGLALALRRAREVLRPGSLALAVCDERSLDDGAELQLGLLARHCDLILLPVSDPLDHALPAAGLLRFADRHARLELDSGDAALRQAWHARGAERAERWQRLAQRLGILLLPLSTQHELLAQLREQVQPAQRSRQP from the coding sequence ATGCATGCCGAACTGCTGGTCCCCGGCGTCACCGTCGGCCTCAACGCGCTGCTGGAGATGCGTCACCGCCTCGCCGAGCTGCAGCTGTTCTCCGCGCCGGGACGGCGCAGCCCGCTGGTCGGCCTGCACCACTCCAAGCTGCGCGGACGCGGCGTGGACTTCGACCAGGTGCGCGTCTACCAGGCCGGCGACGACGTGCGCAACATCGACTGGCGGGTCACCGCACGCACCCAGGAACCGCACACCAAGCTGTTCCACGAGGAGCGCGAGCGCCCGGTGTTCCTGCTGGTCGAACAGAGCCCGCAACTGTTCTTCGGCAGCGGCCTGTGCTTCAAGTCGGTGCTCGCCGCCCAGGTCGCCGCGCTGTTCGGCTGGGCCGCGCTGGCCCACAACGACCGCATCGGCGGCCTAGTGTTCAACGCCGCACAGTGCAGCGAGGTGCGCCCGCGACGCAGCAAGCAGAGCCTGCTGCAGCTGCTCGGCCTGCTGGTGCGCGCCAACCAGGCGCTGGCCGGCACACCGGCCAGCACCGAGTCCGCTGGCAGCGGCCTGGCCCTGGCCCTGCGCCGCGCCCGCGAGGTGCTGCGCCCGGGTAGCCTGGCGCTGGCGGTCTGCGACGAGCGCAGCCTCGACGACGGCGCCGAGCTGCAGCTCGGCCTGCTCGCCCGCCATTGCGACCTGATCCTGCTGCCGGTCAGCGACCCCCTCGACCACGCCCTGCCGGCCGCCGGCCTGCTGCGCTTCGCCGACCGTCACGCGCGTCTGGAGCTGGACAGCGGCGATGCCGCCCTGCGCCAGGCCTGGCATGCGCGCGGCGCGGAGCGCGCCGAGCGCTGGCAACGCCTGGCCCAGCGCCTGGGCATCCTACTGCTGCCGCTGAGTACCCAGCACGAGCTGCTCGCCCAGCTGCGCGAACAGGTACAGCCGGCGCAGCGGAGCCGCCAGCCATGA